The Deltaproteobacteria bacterium region CTACCGGTGATTCGCGACGGGCGGATCGTCTCGATGCTGTCGATCCGCGACCTCATGCGCGTCGATCTCGAGCGCCTTGGGGAAGAGATCAAGTTCCTGCACGAGTACCTCTACACCGTGCCGCCCGGGCTCGGCGAAGCCACGCCGCTGAAGTGAAGCGGGGCGCCGGCGTCATGCAGCGCGGCGGCTACCTCCGCCGGCCGAATCTCTCGCAGGCAGCGGTAGTGGCCGAAGCGACAAGTTCGCTGCAAGCACGGACTACACTCGATCTGGTGGTAGATGGCTTTGGCCTTGGGCCCGAGCGGGCCGGTGCGCTCGTAGTTGGTCGAGCCGAAGAGGCCGACGGTGGGAATTCCGAGCGCGCCGGCGACGTGCATGGAGCCGGAGTCGTTGCCGGCAAAGCCATCGCAGAGTGACAGCAGGGCCATCGCCTCGCCGACGTTGGTGGTGCCGGCAGCCACCAGAGCGCCGTGCCGGGACGCCGCCGCCACCGCCTCACACTTGGCACGCTCGGCCGGGCTGCCCACCAGCACGCATTCGGCTTGGCCGCGCTCGGCCAGCAAATCGATCAACTCGGCAAAACACTCGCTGGGCCATTCCTTCGCCGGCCCGTACGCCGCCGCCACCGCCAGCGCGATGAGAGCAGCGCGCGGGCGCCGCCGCTGTTCGCCCAACCACGCCGCCATCTTGGCGCGATTATGCTCGCCGACATCGGGGGCGTAGTCGGTGGCGGAGCCGGCGATACCGAGCGCAGCGCGGATCATATGCAGGTACAGATGGACCTGATGCGTCTCCAGCAGTGCCGGCGTCAGCCGTACCTTGTCGGTAAGCAGCCAGCCACGGGCGTCGCTGGCGAAACCGGCCCGCCGCGCTACCCCCCCCGCAGCCGGCCACAGCGCCGCGTCGAAGCTCTTGGGCAGGATCACCGCGAGACCGAAAGCGCGAGCGCGGATGCCGGCGATGATCCGGCGCCGGTCGCCGAGTCCGCGCAGCCCGGCCGCCAACGCGTAGGGAATCACCTCGTCGACCCAGCTGCTGCCGTCAAAGAAGCTGGCCAGCTCTCGTTTCACCAACACCGCCAAGTGTGCCTGCGGAAAAGCCCGGCGCACCGCCTTGAGGGCGGGCAAACTGATGACCAGGTCGCCCAGCCAGTTGACGGCTTTGACCAGAACCCTGGCCGGCTCTACGGGCGTCACGTTTGTAGCCCCTCGCGCATCGAGGCACGACATCGAAGATGATACACAGCGCGGCGATGATGAAGCTCAGCCGCGCGTTGCGCAACCTGCGCTTCTTGCTCTTCGAGCACGTTCTCCTGCCGCCCGGCGTGATGGCCTTTCGCCTGCTGATGCGCAGCTGGCGAGCTGAGGGGCCCGACCCCGCGATCATCCGTCAGCTGGCCGGCCAACCGCGCATCATCGTGCTGACCTGCCACGGCATGTTGCTTCATCTGCCGCGGTTCTCGCGGATCGCAGCCGAGCACGGCCGGCGCTTCGTGGTCATGCTCAGCCCAAGCCGCGACGGCCGGTTGCTGGCGGCGGCGTTGCAGCGCCTGGGTGTCGGACACGTGCGCGGTACGACCAGAAGTCGCGGGGTGGCGGGTGCGCTCGAACTGATCGAGCGTGTCAAAGCCGGCGACGTGGTGGTGATCGCGGTCGATGGGCCGCGCGGGCCCAACTGCGTGGTGCAGCCGGGCGTGCTGCGGCTGGCTGCCGCCGCCGGCGCGCAAGTGGTGCTGGCGGTGACGAGTGCCGGCCGCGGCCTCACCTTCGGCTCGTGGGACCGTGCTCACTTGCCCGCGCCGTTCGCCCGCGTTCAGATTACCCTCCATCTGCTGCCTCCGCCGCTCATGGAGAAAGGCGCGGGCGCACTCGCCTTCGTGCAAGAGACGCTGGTGGCCGCCGGGCGCGCGCTGCGCAGCCCGGTATTTCCACCACCATGACGATAGCCGAAACCACGACCGTGTCCGTTCAACGCGCCTTCCACCGTCGGTGAACCCAGAACCACTGCTCAGGGTGGCGCAACACCAGCCGTTCAAGCGCGGCG contains the following coding sequences:
- a CDS encoding DUF374 domain-containing protein codes for the protein MMKLSRALRNLRFLLFEHVLLPPGVMAFRLLMRSWRAEGPDPAIIRQLAGQPRIIVLTCHGMLLHLPRFSRIAAEHGRRFVVMLSPSRDGRLLAAALQRLGVGHVRGTTRSRGVAGALELIERVKAGDVVVIAVDGPRGPNCVVQPGVLRLAAAAGAQVVLAVTSAGRGLTFGSWDRAHLPAPFARVQITLHLLPPPLMEKGAGALAFVQETLVAAGRALRSPVFPPP
- the waaF gene encoding lipopolysaccharide heptosyltransferase II, which produces MTPVEPARVLVKAVNWLGDLVISLPALKAVRRAFPQAHLAVLVKRELASFFDGSSWVDEVIPYALAAGLRGLGDRRRIIAGIRARAFGLAVILPKSFDAALWPAAGGVARRAGFASDARGWLLTDKVRLTPALLETHQVHLYLHMIRAALGIAGSATDYAPDVGEHNRAKMAAWLGEQRRRPRAALIALAVAAAYGPAKEWPSECFAELIDLLAERGQAECVLVGSPAERAKCEAVAAASRHGALVAAGTTNVGEAMALLSLCDGFAGNDSGSMHVAGALGIPTVGLFGSTNYERTGPLGPKAKAIYHQIECSPCLQRTCRFGHYRCLREIRPAEVAAALHDAGAPLHFSGVASPSPGGTV